One region of Bacillus zhangzhouensis genomic DNA includes:
- a CDS encoding glycosyltransferase, giving the protein MHKPKVSIIMGVYNCQETVEESIESILHQTYENWELIICDDASTDGTYEKVLSYTKRYPERIRLIRNKQNQRLAASLNRCLAEARGELIARQDGDDLSVPVRLEKQVHFLDTYPEYDVVGTAMTVFDESGTKGMRALVSEPDRKVMARGTPFCHGTIMMRASAYKALHGYRSVKTTRRMEDIDLWIRFFAAGRKGFNLQEPLYLVREDEAAFQRRKFRYSMDNAWLVLKACWVLKLSPFAYLFTLKPVVRACLSPKIMKYYHRRKLALSMLKRRAVRDE; this is encoded by the coding sequence ATGCATAAACCAAAGGTGTCTATTATCATGGGTGTCTACAATTGCCAAGAGACAGTAGAAGAAAGCATTGAATCCATTCTTCATCAAACGTATGAAAACTGGGAGCTCATCATATGTGATGACGCATCAACAGATGGCACTTATGAGAAAGTGCTGTCTTATACAAAACGATATCCTGAAAGAATTCGCCTGATCCGCAATAAACAAAATCAAAGGCTTGCTGCCAGCCTTAATCGCTGCCTGGCTGAAGCGAGGGGAGAGTTGATTGCAAGGCAGGATGGCGACGATTTATCGGTGCCTGTTCGTTTAGAAAAACAGGTTCATTTCCTCGATACATATCCTGAATATGATGTGGTCGGTACGGCGATGACGGTTTTTGATGAATCGGGGACAAAGGGGATGCGGGCACTTGTTTCAGAGCCTGATCGGAAGGTGATGGCAAGAGGAACTCCTTTTTGTCATGGGACCATTATGATGAGGGCTTCTGCTTACAAGGCTTTACATGGATATCGCTCTGTGAAAACAACAAGGCGGATGGAAGATATCGATCTTTGGATTCGTTTTTTTGCTGCTGGGAGGAAAGGCTTTAATTTACAAGAGCCGTTATATCTTGTGAGAGAGGATGAAGCGGCCTTTCAGCGGCGAAAGTTTCGATATTCGATGGATAATGCTTGGCTCGTCTTGAAAGCATGCTGGGTATTAAAGCTATCGCCGTTTGCCTATTTATTTACTCTAAAACCGGTGGTCCGTGCCTGCTTGTCACCGAAGATCATGAAGTATTATCATCGCCGGAAGCTGGCGTTGTCTATGCTGAAGAGGAGGGCGGTTCGGGATGAGTGA